GACGGAAGTAGCATAGTAAAATGACACCCACAAACCCAAGCCCTCAAGGCTCAAAAAGGGCTGCCAAGTGCGAGCACTTGTCATCCTGTTTTTCCCACTTCACGGAGGTGAAGCTGAGACTGGGAGAGATGAGAAGTCACTTTGATTAATAAGCGGTGCACTGAGCACGGACTGTCTCCCAAAACAGCGGGGTTAGGCAGGGTTCATACTAGTAGCTGAACCAAAACAGGGAACCGACCTCACCTGCCTCCCCTAGGGAAGGCGATCCTAATATCATTTCCCTTTTACATTAAGGAAAGTGAGGCTTAGAGGCGCCAGCTGAGGTGTCAGTCACATCCTGAAGGAAGACTTCTCTTATCCCTGAAGGGTTCACAAAGAAGGCGAAGCAACGAAGTTAAAGCAGAAGTTGCAAAAATCTATCCACGTTTCTACCCCAGTCCAAAGCTCGCCATCAAAACTCATCTCAGGAGGGCTGTGATTGGTGGTGCGGGGTGAATGTCACATTTAGATTTCAGCTGAGGCTTCCAGCCATACTAGCAGAACTGAGAGGCCTTGCTCATGCAACTTGAAACTTAAGCGCTGTTTCCAGACCAGGGTGCTTGAGTGCACTAAGAATTAAAGTCTTTGGTGAATTATATAATTAGCTTATGAACAGCACAATTACATTGCAGTataattgtgtgtatatgtgtgcgtgtgtgtgtgtgttaaaggtGTTCCTTTGTTAATATGGAGCTTTTAAAATATGCCGTATTTTTTAACCTCTGTGGAAGCAAAGCTGGCACCTTGCTCTTTATCCACCACAGGAAGGGATGTATATCACCTCTCagtcagaaaaggaagaaatagcaCTTTGCACCCTTATATAGATCATAAGGTGGGatcatctcatttatttcttagCCGCAAATACATGAAAACTTAAGACTTTCCTGGAAGTTACTATTTGATTAAAACAACTttatctggctgggcacggtggttcacgtctgtaatcccaacactttcagaggctgaggcgttcgagaccatcccggccaacatggcgaaaccccgaccctactaaaaatacaaaaatcagccaggcgtagtgacgggtgcctgtaatcccagctactctggagactgaggcaggagaatcacttgaacctgggaggctgcagtgacctgagatcacactactgcactccagcctgggctacagagtgagactccatctcaaaaaaacaaaaaaaaaacaaaaaaacacaacacttTATCCCTGATATTTGTGGTACCAATGTCTGAAGCTGTCATGGTCTTGGTGCATAGCACCTATGTGAGAGCACCTATTTCTTTTCCACAAATAATAGACTgtaaacactttctttttttttttttgagacagggtctcactctgttcccaggctggaatgcagtggcgcgacctcggctcacggtaacctctgcctcccagtttcaagcgattctcctgcctcagcctcccaagtagctgggactacaggggcctgccaccatgcctggctaattttttggattttcagtagagatggggtttcaccgtgttagccaggatggtctcgctctcctgacctcatgatctggccggctgcctcggcctcccaaagtgctgagattacaggcatgagccaccgcgccggccaaACTTTTAATCTTAGCAATTTCGTGGGTTTTCCCCTCCAAGTGGGTATATTTTTGAGGaggagctaattttttttttttttttttttttgagacagtcttgctctgtcacccaggctggagcgcagtggtgcaatctcagctcactgcaacctccgcctcccgggttcaagtgattctcctgccttagcctcctgagtagctgggattacaggcatgtgccaccacacctggctaatttttgtagcgatggggtttcaccatgttagccaggctattctcgaactcctaacctcaggtgatctttctgcctcagcctcccaaagtgctgggattacaggcgtgagccaccacgcctggcccaaggaggagctaattctttttttttttttttctgagacggagtctcgctctttcacccaggctggagtgcagtggcgcgatctcggctcactgcaggctccgccccccagggttcacaccattctcctgcctcagcctcccttgtagctgggaccacaggcgcctgccacctcgcccggctaattttttgtatttttagtagagacggggtttcaccgtgttagccaggatggtctcgatctcctgacctcgtgatccgcccgcctcggcctcccaaagtgctgggattacaggcgtgagccaccgcgcccggcgaggaGCTAATTCTTTTAATGCCTAGATTCCCATGCAAGCCTTCTTCAAGTGAACTATTTTGCTAAATGGTTTGATTTCGTAGGCTTCCTGTAGGGATGATTAAGTCACAACTGAATCACAAGACTTAAGAAGGGCccctcctggccaggcacggtggctcacgcacgtaatcgcagcactttgggaggctgaggggggtgaatcacctgaggccaagagttcaagaccagcctggccaacatgacgaaactccgtctctactaaaaatacaaaaattaactgggtgtggtgatgtggtCCTGTAAtatcaactactcaggaggctgaggtaggagaatcgcttgaacctgggaggtggaggttgcagtgagctgagattgtgccactgcactccagcctgggagaaaaactccatctcaaaaaaacaaaaaacaaacaaaaaaaaaaaaaaggaaaggaaaggaaaatgaaaaggtagagggaaagagagacaggGTGGCAAGACTCCAGCTGAGAGACCTAAGAGAATGATTACTCACTCAGGAGGCAGGAAAGGTGAGGCAAGGCCGAATTAGACCTCGAGGTCTTCAAAAAATTAGACCTTGAGGagccttcatttccttttttttttttttttttttttttttttgagacagagtttcgcttttgtttcccaggctggagtgcaatggctcgatttcggctcaccgcaacctccgcctcctgggttcaagcaagtctcctgcctcagcctcccgagtagctgggattacaggcatgtgccaccacacccggctaatttttttgtatttttagtagagacggggtttctccatgttggtcaggctggtctcgaactcctgacctcaggtgatccacccgcctcggcctcccaaagtgctgggattacaggcgtgagccaccacgcccagcaaggAGGAGGCTTCATTTCTTAAGGGACCAAGGTGCTTTTCTTTGAAATGACATAAAATTACAGGAATGCTAAGATTAAATCCCTGTGAGAATTgtttctctcgctctctcttttttgttttttttagagacaggatcgcattctgtcacccagcttggagtgtagtggcacgaaaacagctcactgcagcctctaacacctgtgctcgagcaatcctcctgcctcaacctcccccgtagctggaattacaggtacgcgccaccacacccagctaattttttattttttgtagagacagcgtttcattacgttgaccaagctggtctcaaactcctggcctcaagcgatcttctcacctcaacctcctaaatcACTGGCACTACAGGCCTAAGTTATGTTAGCCTTGTTTTTCTTTAAccgacagggtctcattatgttgcccaggccagtctcaaactcccaggctcaagcaatcctctccgctcagcttcctgagtagctgtgaccacaggcccATGCTACCACAGACCTGGCTTGCTTTTTAATTATCTGTCAGCAAAGTACTGAATAAATTAACTGGTGctaaatttttctctttggagGCCTTGGGCTCCTGTTTTGCCAGTGAGCTGATTCCTCAAGGACTGAGCTCCTGGCTCCACCAGGAGTTGAAAGCCATCTAGAAGCTCCCCAGGTATACAGGTGGTGAAAAGAAGTTTCAAGCAAAATGACTgatgggcgggggtgggggcgggagcGCAGGGGGCCTGCACACCTTCCCTGACTCGTTTTCTTAGAGGTACTTATTTACACTAGAATATGgactttcaaactattttttattatcaCATCCCAAAGTAAGAAATACGTGGTGCCCCAGTACAAGCACACATTCACAAAATTCATAAAATGCTGgtgttttccattctattccttttttttgtttgtttgttttttgagatggagtctcgctctgtcccccaggctggagtgcagtgacctgatctcggctcactgcaacctctgcctcccaggttcaagcgattctcctgcctcagccacccaagtggctgggaccacaggcacccaccactacgcccagctaattttttttttttttttttttgaaatggagttttgctcttgttgcccaggctggagtgcaatagcacgatctcagctcactgcaatctctgcctcccaggttcaagtaattcttctgcctcagcctcccaagtagctgggaccacaggcacacaccaccacgcccagctaattttgtatttttagtagagacggggtgtcaccatgttggtcaggctggtctcaaactcctgacctcaagtgatccacctgcctcggcctcccaaagtgctgggattacaggcgtgagccaccacacccagcctttttttttttttgagacagagtctcactctgttgcccaggctggagtgcagtggcatgatcttggctcactgcaacctctgcctctcaggttcaagagatcattgtgcttcagcctcccgaatagctgggattacagacgtgtgccaccatgctcagttaatttttgtatttttagtagagatgaggtttcaccatgttggccagactggtctcaaactcctggcttcaagcaatccacccagctcagactcccaaagtactgggattacaggcgcgagccaccatgcccggccttctatttcattttctaaagttGTAGTAGCAACCTCTAAATTAATTTCACAACAAATAGTCTTGAACCAGTTTGAACCCCAGCACTGGAGTCATACTCCTGGGTTCTCTCCTCAACCCTCATTCATTGTCCCCCAGAGGCCTGCTTTATTTGGATGGAGATTTTAGAAGGCAGGAGGCGCATGGGCTCAAACTGGCTACTTCTGAGctctcctcccagccctgctCATCTGCAAAGAGAGTGGCTGAGGATGATCCCTGCttcctggggtggggcctggctCTGTAGGGTCAGCAGGTgacatttttctctccatttgGCTGTCTCTTGCATCTTCTCAACTGGTTCTAAACTTGGAGAGAAGAAGTgttatttattattctgtaaggTCCCAATATTTAGCAATGTTAAATAGTTCCAACAGTTCCAGCAAGATAAGGCCTAAAGGTGTTCCCGATGGATTTTCCAACAAGGGATTTGTTGGAGACATAGTTGAAAACAGTTTCACTGGGTGCATGGGGCAAGGCATAGGAAGTGCATATTATTCAGAAGTGGGGCCGAAATGGACAAGAACAAGAGGTAATAACCAGAGAAGCCAGTTCTCTGAAGTGGGAGAAATCTGAGTATACGTGTGTGGGTTGCTAGAAAAGAGCAGGGGGTGGAGTGGGGGTAAGGAGTGAGAAGGGGTAGGGGGCAAATTGATTTATAAGTTAGTCCTTCCTGGTCTACAAAATGGCATGGAGTGGCTTACAATAAAACCACATTCTGAAACCAATGTCAATACGCACCCCAGAGGCAACCATTAACCGATGGGAAACTGGAGCTGGTGAGTAAACCTCCAACCTCTCTTCCTTCTGAGAGGCATTTAGTGCCCTTAGAGGTCCCAATGGGATTCAGCCCAGAAGGTCCACAGCAGAGTCCTTGATGCTGCACCCTGACATTggcctcctttccttcttccctgtcctACTCTCCTAATGTCCTTCTCCTGCCTCTAGACATCACTTCCCAAATAAGCTACATGCGCAGTCCTCCAAAAGCGTTaatatagaaatacattttttcttttttttttcttttttttgggacagaattttgctcttgtcgcccaagctggagtgtaacggcagatcttggctcactacaacctccacctcccaggttcaacggattctcctgcctcagccgccctagtagctgggattacaggtgcccgccaccacgcccggctaatttttgtagtattagtagagacgggatttcaccatgttggcaaggctggtctcgaactcctgacctcaggtgatccgcctgcctcggcctcccaaagtgctgggattacaggcatgagccaccacacccggccagaaataaatttttcaaaagaatcaaTGCCGGAAGAAATAAGATGTAGCTAAAACATCACTATCTGGGAGGAGAGGAGCATATATATGTAGCCAAAGGGAAAGGGGGCCAAATCAGAAGGAATAGGGGCTGGGACCCAGAGCCAGGGGTACAGAGGAATCGGGAACTAAAAGGAGGTGAAGAGTTGAGACAATATAAAGGGGAAGAGGTAGCCCTGAGAGCCACAGGCGGTGTCTCGACCCACGTACCCTACAGCCAGCCGTACATGGCGTCACCCATCTGGAGAGCCAAAAGAACCTGACTGCTGTACTCAGGTCGTTTCTTCTGTTCTTCCTCCTCGTGCTACACACGTGGAAGCCTTCGCAGTCACTGGGGGTACCTAGGGCAAGGCAGTCAGCTCTAAACATTCTGAACTCCTGACACTGCTTAATTCAGCCTGACCAGGACCCCAGCAAAACCCCTGGGGTCCAGGAGGCAGCGAAAGAAGGCTAGAGGTGGCGGGGAGCCACGGACCTGGGTTCtattcctgcctctgccaccccattGCCGTGTGATCTCGGGCGTCTTGCTTCAATTTCCTCCCCGAGGTCTTGAGGGATGACCGGGAGACAGATCGCTTGGGTTTGAAAGCAGGCTACACCAAAGCACTAGGATGCGGCGCTGGGCGGGTTACTTAACTCCTGGGCCTCGGTTTTCCCTTCTGCGTGGTATCATTGTAAGGGGTAACCGAGAAAAGCCGTGAGCTACCCCCTGGCGGATGCTAGCAAGCATCGCCGTCTCCCGTCCTTCAGGCACTCCCTCTCCTCCCCGCACCTGGCAGGGGGAGCGGAGGTCCCCGCGCGCCGGCCAGCGCCCCCCACCCACGCCGCCGGGTCCTGGTCGGCCTGCAGTGACAGCGGCGGTGCATTGTGGGGCTTGTAGTGCGGGACTGGGGCTGGGTGGGTGGGCGCGGCCGCAGCAGTCGCAGCGGGGCCATCTTCGGCGGGCGAGTGGGCTCGGCCTGTGCAGCCCGCACCTGCGTCCCTCGCCCGGCCCGATGGCGCCGCGGCCGCTGGGCCCCTTGGTGCTGGCGCTGGGCGGCGCCGCGGCGGTGCTGGGCTCGGTGCTCTTCATCCTCTGGAAGACCTACTTCGGCCGCGGCCGAGAGCGGCGCTGGGACCGGGGAGAGGCCTGGTGGGGCGCGGAGGCTGCTCGCCTCCCCGAGTGGGACGAGTGGGACGTGAGTGCCGGGCCGAGGCCCGCGGAAGGGCGGGCAGGCCGGGGCTGCAACTCCGCGCATGTGGCCAAGGGGTGTGACCACGGAACGGCCCTGCTAGTGCCGGGAGCTTGGGGGGTCGAGGGTTTGGCAGCCGCAGCGCAGAGGCCCCGCGCGGGTGGGCGGTCAGAGCCCAGGAACCGAGAAACGGGTGGGCGTGCTTGGGTGTGTGCGGCGCCGTAGCACTGCGCCGTTACTCCACGCCGTGGGGCTCGGGCGTTCCAGCGGGGGCCGGAGTTTGGAGGGCGCGGCTCCGGAGCATCCCGGGGCCCAGCCGGGTCGGTTCGCGCCCCTCCGGCGCCTGCGCAGTGCGCCGCGTCCCGGGGGATGTcgggagaaaccccgtcccttCCCGCCTGCGGTCGGGACTCCGAGACCGGTGGAGAAAGCGGCGCGCGCGAGCGTAAGGAATTCGCCAAGGGTTTGGAATTCAGGACTCCAAAGGCAGCGTTCGTCCCACTCATCCAGACCATGCCTGCCTGTCCCAGGACGGGTGGAAGGCGAGCCTGGGCCCTCTGGTGCCTTCGGTCTTCCCTCGGGAAAGGTCAGCCGGGAGGCCGCCAGCCGCAGCCTTACCTTCGCTTCCCCGCAGCCCGAGGACGAGGAGGACGAGGAGCCGGCGCTGGAGGAGCTGGAACAGCGCGAGGTGCTGGTGCTGGGGCTGGATGGCGCAGGCAAGAGCACGTTCCTGCGCGTGCTGTCGGGGAAGCCACCGCTGGAAGGCCACATCCCCACCTGGGGCTTCAACTCCGTGCGTCTGCCCACCAAGGACTTTGAGGTGGACCTGCTAGAAAGTGAGCAGACACCCTACCCCATCTCCCCATCTCCTCTACTGGACCAGTCCTGGATTCTCTGCAGGGAAGGGGGCTTCCAAAATGCATGTCTGAGCAGCACATTCCCCTCTACGAATCCTTCCCACCGCTCTCTGGGGCACAGGATTCAGTCCACGCTCTGTGCTCTGACATTTAGGGCCCTTCGTGATCGGGCCTCTCCAGTTGCACCGCCTGCCCCATCACCCCTACCAAAGTCGATAGGCCTAACACAGAGATACTAACAGCTAAGGGTTCATATGCCAAGCACTTGACAGGCATTGCTTAAGAAAACTCCCCTAAACAATTACATAAAACTAGAATCGGTCACTACCGTCATTATCTCCAGAGGAAAATGAGTTCCAGCAGTAGTATCATGAATCCAAGGTCACCTACCTTTctagtcttttgtttgtttgtttgtttttgagatggagtctcactgcgacacccaggctggagtgcaatggcactgtctcggctcactgcaacctcttcctcccgggttcaagcgattctccagcctcagcctcccgagcagctgggattacaggtgcccgccaccacgcccgactaatttttgtatttttagtagagacgggggtttcaccatattggtcaggctagtcttgaactcctgacctcaagtgatctgcccacttcgacctcccaaagtgctgggattacaggcgtaagccatcgcaTCGCACCTttctcgtcttttttttttttttttttttttggagacagggtctctgtcgcccaggctggagtgcagtgggcagtgGCACACCCTCCTCCACTATTGCCTGTCTGACCCAAACTGGTGTCATCTTTCCTCTCAGCACCACAGCCTCCTCTTTGGtcttcctgcttccccttctgtcccTAGTGTCAGCTAGAGAAAACCCGTATCAGGTAATGTCACTCTGGCTTAAAGCCCTTGGGGGGCTCCCCACCCCATCACTATGGTCTTGGGCCCTATGTGGCCCGCCCCAGCCAGCCTCACAgccatttctttctccttcttgcaGTGCCTCAGCACCCCAGCCTTCTTTCTGTTTCCCAGACACTTCCAGCATGCTCTCccctctgtctggaatgctctcctctgcctcttcccgtggctggctccttctcatcATCCCACTCAGCTCACATGCCACTTCCTTGATGAGACCTACCCAGACCACCCAATCCAGGGCCAACCCCTGTTCCACCTCAGCCACTttcccttttttctgttttctttctttcctttttgaaatgcGTTGATGTCATTGCCATGTCCTTCCCAGTTAGGGAGGGAGCTCCTTGGT
The Symphalangus syndactylus isolate Jambi chromosome 7, NHGRI_mSymSyn1-v2.1_pri, whole genome shotgun sequence genome window above contains:
- the ARL10 gene encoding ADP-ribosylation factor-like protein 10 is translated as MAPRPLGPLVLALGGAAAVLGSVLFILWKTYFGRGRERRWDRGEAWWGAEAARLPEWDEWDPEDEEDEEPALEELEQREVLVLGLDGAGKSTFLRVLSGKPPLEGHIPTWGFNSVRLPTKDFEVDLLEIGGSQNLRFYWKEFVNEVDVLVFVVDSADRLRLPWARQELHKLLDKDPDLPVVVVANKQDLSEAMSMVELQRELGLQAIDNQREVFLLAASIAPAGPSFEEPGTVHIWKLLLELLS